From Sphingobium sp. RAC03, a single genomic window includes:
- the putA gene encoding trifunctional transcriptional regulator/proline dehydrogenase/L-glutamate gamma-semialdehyde dehydrogenase, with the protein MTVQPPFAAFASAIRAQSPLRQAITDAYRRDEAEALAPLIAAATLPDATRASARETAHKLVTALRANHKGTGVEGLVQEYALSSQEGVALMCLAEALLRIPDAATRDALIRDKIADGDWGSHLGTDKSLFVNAATWGLVVTGKLVGSVDDRGLGAALTRLVARAGEPVIRRGVDLAMRMMGEQFVTGETIKEALKRAKVMEAKGFAYSYDMLGEAATTADDAARYYADYEQAIHAIGKASAKRGVYAGPGISIKLSALHPRYARAQADRVMAELLPRVQQLAVLAKSYNIGFNIDAEEADRLDLSLDLLESLALHPALFDWNGLGFVVQAYGKRCPFVMDWIIDLARRADRRIMVRLVKGAYWDAEIKRAQVDGLADFPVYTRKLHTDIAYIACAQKLLAAKDAVFPQFATHNAQTLATIHAMAGPDFSIGTYEFQCLHGMGEPLYEQVVGAGKLDRPCRIYAPVGTHETLLAYLVRRLLENGANSSFVNRIADPAVSVDEMIADPVDTVRAMPNPGARHDQIALPAAIFPDRRNSDGIDLSDEKALASLTQALQHSATLDWTAAPEGGAGEGQPVRNPADHRDIVGTVVEATVDDARAAAIRAAASLWRNTPVADRAIALDRTADAMQARMPILLGLIVREAGKSIPNAIAEVREAIDFLRYYAQQARTTFGPQQQALGVVTCISPWNFPLAIFTGQVAAALVAGNAVLAKPAEETPLIAAEAVRLLHAAGVPTDALQLLPGDGAIGAALVAAPQTAAVMFTGSTDVARLIQRQLATRLSPQGRPIPLIAETGGQNAMIVDSSALAEQVVADVIASAFDSAGQRCSALRVLCLQEDVADRTLTMLKGALAELSLGRTDALKVDIGPVITAEAQAGINAHIDAMRAMGRAVDQRPLPPEAAHGTFVAPTIIEIDSLTDLDREVFGPVLHVLRFRRDGLDALVGAINATGYGLTFGLHTRLDETVARVTRRVKVGNIYINRNVIGAIVGVQPFGGCGLSGTGPKAGGPLYLGRLVTTSPVLATRVSRLQTPLHAFADWLDAQGYGEAASEARRAGDASALGIEMTLPGPVGERNLYTLHPRGAMLLRPATRAGLFRQMAAILATGNSATVQGMTVPPSLPPEVAARFTAEANAPIAAILVEGDAERVAAAVQAAADLPGRIVPVHAETAEGYCLDWLLEEVSTSINTTAAGGNASLMMIG; encoded by the coding sequence ATGACCGTCCAGCCCCCCTTTGCCGCCTTCGCTTCTGCCATCCGCGCCCAATCTCCGTTGCGGCAGGCGATCACTGACGCCTATCGCCGCGATGAAGCCGAGGCGCTCGCCCCGTTGATCGCAGCGGCGACACTGCCCGATGCGACCCGCGCCTCAGCGCGGGAAACGGCTCACAAGCTCGTCACGGCCCTGCGCGCTAACCACAAAGGCACCGGCGTCGAAGGCCTGGTGCAGGAATATGCGCTGTCCAGCCAGGAGGGCGTCGCGCTGATGTGCCTTGCCGAAGCGCTGCTCCGCATCCCCGATGCTGCGACCCGCGACGCGCTGATCCGCGACAAGATCGCCGACGGCGACTGGGGCTCGCATCTGGGCACCGATAAGTCGCTGTTCGTCAACGCCGCCACCTGGGGGCTGGTGGTCACCGGCAAGCTGGTCGGCAGCGTCGATGATCGCGGCCTTGGCGCAGCGCTGACGCGCCTCGTCGCACGCGCGGGCGAGCCGGTCATCCGGCGCGGCGTCGACCTCGCCATGCGGATGATGGGCGAACAGTTCGTCACCGGCGAAACCATCAAGGAAGCGCTCAAGCGCGCCAAGGTGATGGAGGCCAAGGGGTTCGCCTATAGCTATGACATGCTGGGCGAAGCGGCGACGACGGCGGACGACGCCGCCCGCTATTATGCCGATTATGAACAGGCGATCCATGCCATCGGCAAGGCGTCGGCCAAGCGCGGCGTCTATGCCGGTCCCGGCATTTCGATCAAGCTGTCCGCGCTACACCCGCGCTATGCCCGCGCGCAGGCCGACCGCGTCATGGCCGAGCTTCTGCCCCGCGTGCAGCAACTCGCCGTGCTCGCCAAAAGCTATAATATCGGTTTCAACATCGACGCGGAGGAAGCCGACCGGCTCGACCTGTCGCTCGACCTGCTCGAAAGCCTGGCGCTGCATCCTGCTCTCTTCGACTGGAACGGGCTTGGCTTTGTGGTCCAGGCCTATGGCAAGCGTTGCCCCTTCGTCATGGACTGGATCATAGACCTTGCTCGCCGCGCCGATCGCCGCATCATGGTCCGCCTGGTCAAAGGCGCCTATTGGGACGCGGAGATCAAGCGCGCGCAGGTCGATGGTCTCGCCGACTTTCCGGTCTATACCCGCAAGCTCCATACCGACATCGCCTATATCGCCTGCGCGCAAAAACTGCTCGCCGCCAAGGACGCGGTCTTCCCGCAATTCGCCACCCATAATGCCCAGACGCTCGCCACCATCCATGCGATGGCCGGGCCGGATTTCAGCATCGGCACCTATGAGTTTCAGTGCCTTCACGGCATGGGCGAGCCGCTCTACGAACAGGTGGTCGGCGCGGGTAAGCTGGATCGCCCCTGCCGCATCTATGCGCCGGTCGGCACGCATGAGACCTTGCTCGCCTATCTCGTCCGCCGCCTGCTCGAAAATGGCGCGAACAGCAGTTTCGTCAACCGCATCGCCGACCCGGCCGTGTCGGTGGACGAGATGATCGCCGACCCCGTCGATACCGTCCGCGCCATGCCCAACCCCGGCGCCCGTCACGACCAGATCGCGCTGCCTGCCGCTATCTTCCCCGACCGCCGCAACTCAGATGGCATCGACCTCAGCGATGAAAAGGCCTTGGCGAGCCTGACGCAAGCGCTCCAGCATAGCGCGACGCTGGACTGGACCGCCGCACCGGAAGGCGGGGCGGGCGAGGGGCAGCCCGTCCGCAACCCGGCCGATCATCGCGATATCGTCGGCACCGTGGTCGAAGCAACGGTGGACGATGCCCGCGCCGCAGCGATCCGGGCGGCCGCATCGCTCTGGCGCAACACGCCGGTTGCTGATCGCGCCATCGCGCTCGATCGCACGGCCGACGCGATGCAGGCGCGGATGCCGATCCTGCTCGGCCTCATCGTCCGCGAAGCGGGCAAGTCCATCCCCAACGCCATCGCCGAAGTGCGGGAGGCGATCGACTTTCTACGCTATTATGCGCAGCAGGCCCGCACCACCTTCGGCCCGCAGCAGCAGGCGCTCGGCGTAGTCACCTGCATCAGCCCGTGGAACTTCCCGCTGGCGATCTTCACCGGCCAAGTCGCCGCCGCGCTAGTCGCGGGCAATGCCGTGCTGGCCAAGCCTGCCGAAGAAACGCCGCTCATCGCCGCCGAGGCCGTCCGCCTGCTCCACGCCGCAGGGGTGCCGACCGACGCGCTCCAGCTTTTGCCGGGCGATGGCGCCATCGGCGCCGCGCTCGTCGCCGCGCCGCAAACCGCGGCCGTGATGTTCACCGGATCGACCGATGTCGCCCGCCTGATCCAGCGCCAGCTTGCCACCCGCCTGTCGCCGCAGGGCAGACCGATCCCATTGATCGCCGAAACCGGCGGGCAAAATGCCATGATCGTGGATTCATCGGCGCTCGCGGAACAGGTCGTCGCCGACGTCATCGCCTCGGCCTTCGATAGCGCGGGCCAGCGCTGCTCGGCGCTGCGCGTCCTGTGCCTGCAGGAGGATGTCGCCGATCGCACATTGACGATGCTCAAGGGCGCGCTCGCCGAACTCAGCCTTGGCCGCACTGATGCGCTCAAGGTCGATATCGGCCCGGTCATCACGGCCGAAGCCCAAGCGGGCATCAACGCCCATATCGACGCGATGCGGGCGATGGGACGGGCGGTGGATCAACGCCCGCTGCCGCCCGAAGCCGCGCACGGCACCTTCGTTGCGCCGACCATCATCGAGATCGACAGCCTGACGGATCTGGATCGCGAAGTCTTCGGCCCGGTCCTGCATGTCCTGCGCTTTCGTCGTGATGGATTGGACGCGCTTGTCGGTGCGATCAACGCCACCGGCTATGGCCTGACCTTCGGGCTGCATACCCGTCTGGATGAAACGGTCGCGCGGGTGACGCGCCGGGTGAAGGTCGGCAATATCTATATCAATCGCAATGTCATCGGCGCGATCGTCGGGGTTCAACCCTTTGGCGGCTGTGGTCTGTCCGGCACTGGGCCGAAGGCTGGCGGACCGCTTTATCTGGGGCGGCTAGTCACCACGTCGCCGGTTCTGGCAACGCGGGTCAGCCGGTTGCAAACGCCGCTCCACGCCTTTGCCGACTGGCTTGATGCGCAGGGCTATGGCGAGGCCGCGAGCGAAGCGCGCCGGGCAGGCGATGCGTCGGCGCTGGGTATCGAAATGACGCTGCCGGGGCCGGTCGGCGAGCGCAATCTCTACACCCTCCATCCGCGTGGGGCCATGCTGCTGCGTCCTGCCACCCGTGCCGGACTGTTCCGGCAGATGGCCGCGATCCTCGCCACCGGCAACAGCGCCACGGTGCAGGGCATGACGGTCCCGCCAAGCCTGCCGCCGGAGGTGGCTGCGCGCTTCACGGCAGAGGCCAATGCGCCCATTGCCGCGATATTGGTCGAGGGAGACGCCGAGCGCGTCGCCGCTGCGGTCCAGGCCGCCGCCGATCTGCCCGGCCGGATCGTGCCGGTCCATGCCGAAACGGCGGAGGGCTATTGCCTCGACTGGCTGCTGGAGGAAGTCTCGACCTCGATCAACACGACGGCGGCGGGGGGCAATGCCAGCCTGATGATGATCGGCTAA
- a CDS encoding nuclear transport factor 2 family protein: MDGVETLLAIEAIKQLKARYFRLMDNKDWAGLRDVFCDDALFDARASLSIDGKGDEGRAAESNDWVYEGGDTIIAFIQAAIGTQRTVHHGHCHEVEIIGPDDARGVIAMEDQIWDASGTSMTLHGCGHYHEDYKRVNGRWRIHRSRISRLQVMIGG; the protein is encoded by the coding sequence ATGGACGGCGTCGAGACATTGCTGGCGATCGAGGCGATCAAACAGCTCAAGGCCCGCTATTTCCGCTTGATGGACAATAAGGACTGGGCCGGACTGCGCGACGTCTTCTGCGACGACGCCCTGTTCGACGCACGCGCATCGCTCAGCATCGACGGCAAGGGCGACGAAGGCCGGGCGGCGGAAAGCAATGATTGGGTCTATGAGGGCGGCGACACCATCATCGCCTTCATCCAGGCCGCGATCGGCACGCAACGCACCGTCCATCATGGCCATTGTCATGAAGTTGAGATCATCGGTCCCGATGACGCGCGCGGTGTGATCGCGATGGAGGACCAGATTTGGGATGCCAGCGGGACCAGCATGACCCTGCATGGCTGCGGCCATTATCATGAAGACTATAAGCGGGTGAATGGCCGCTGGCGCATCCACCGCTCGCGCATTTCCCGGCTGCAGGTGATGATCGGAGGCTGA
- a CDS encoding aromatic ring-hydroxylating oxygenase subunit alpha — MDQPAIHPLTMDGRDPAALRGDPISGDRYTSREFMQQEWDHLWTRIWHVAGRTAELEEPGDYVVHDFRHESVICIRQDDGSIKAFYNACGHRGMRLTDGSAFAEAFTCPYHGWKWGKDGMLQYAQDPHDFPQGNPCGKLKLKELRCAIWGGFVWYTMDDTAPDLLDYLAPMPELYKNYPMDTGVRVFWMKINLNTNWKFATDNFSESYHTRTAHPQVPPWIDQDVDTARHEMYPAGHGRTVQPMRPSLSDRLPDGVPHPFDHILRQWDIDPDSYPDYETKAMQGWLDLKAAKRRLWRERGYLHYEHMDDEQITDSPHTVIFPNVTISFLPDNILFFRTEPHADDPGKCTFDLWCMAFPVAGQTEVESIMAGPQPFSEADMLWRDFDNGQGVPEIEGQIVYQDMMLAEGMQRGMHSRGYGDAYLSAQETRVRYFHEVLNDYLAGRR; from the coding sequence ATGGACCAGCCCGCCATTCATCCGCTGACCATGGACGGTCGCGATCCCGCCGCGCTGCGCGGTGATCCGATCAGCGGCGACCGCTATACCAGTCGCGAATTCATGCAGCAGGAATGGGACCATCTGTGGACCCGGATCTGGCATGTCGCGGGGCGGACGGCGGAACTGGAGGAGCCGGGCGACTATGTCGTCCACGACTTCCGGCATGAAAGCGTCATCTGCATCCGGCAGGACGATGGGAGCATCAAGGCCTTCTACAATGCCTGCGGGCATCGCGGCATGCGCCTGACTGATGGCAGCGCTTTTGCCGAGGCCTTCACCTGTCCCTATCATGGCTGGAAATGGGGCAAGGACGGCATGCTCCAATATGCGCAGGACCCGCATGATTTTCCGCAAGGCAACCCCTGCGGCAAGTTGAAGCTGAAGGAATTGCGCTGCGCTATCTGGGGCGGGTTCGTCTGGTACACGATGGACGATACCGCGCCCGACCTGCTCGACTATCTTGCGCCGATGCCGGAGCTTTACAAAAATTACCCGATGGACACGGGCGTCCGGGTGTTCTGGATGAAGATCAACCTCAACACCAACTGGAAGTTTGCGACCGACAATTTTTCCGAAAGCTATCACACCCGGACCGCCCATCCGCAGGTGCCGCCATGGATCGACCAGGATGTCGATACCGCCCGGCATGAAATGTATCCCGCAGGCCATGGGCGCACTGTCCAGCCGATGCGGCCCTCGCTCAGCGACCGGCTGCCCGACGGTGTGCCGCATCCGTTCGACCATATCTTGCGCCAGTGGGACATCGATCCGGACAGCTACCCGGACTATGAGACCAAGGCGATGCAGGGCTGGCTGGACCTCAAGGCGGCCAAGCGACGGCTATGGCGCGAGCGGGGCTATCTCCATTATGAACATATGGACGATGAGCAGATCACGGACAGTCCGCATACGGTGATCTTCCCCAACGTCACCATTTCCTTCCTGCCCGACAATATCCTGTTCTTCCGCACCGAACCCCATGCTGATGATCCGGGCAAATGCACCTTCGATCTATGGTGCATGGCCTTTCCGGTGGCGGGGCAGACGGAGGTGGAATCGATCATGGCGGGACCACAACCGTTCAGCGAAGCGGACATGCTTTGGCGTGATTTCGACAATGGCCAGGGCGTGCCGGAGATTGAGGGGCAGATCGTCTATCAGGACATGATGCTGGCCGAAGGGATGCAGCGGGGAATGCATTCGCGCGGCTATGGCGACGCTTACCTCAGCGCGCAGGAAACGCGGGTTCGCTATTTCCATGAGGTGTTGAACGATTATCTGGCGGGACGGCGCTAG
- a CDS encoding transglycosylase domain-containing protein: protein MAAPMNESAPAEPPAPSREFGAGPPSAFAPPTPWRRRLQILGWIMAAGLALLMIAVAWLAITAPLSQSLKPIAPPSLSLMSADGHLIARRGAVIDTPVTMTDLPAHVPQAFMAIEDRRFASHWGIDPRGIARAAWHNLWSDGSSQGGSTITQQLAKGVFLSSDRTMGRKAREAMIALWLEAWLTKDQIMERYLSNVYFGDNVYGLRAAARHYFNRSPDRLTIPQAAMLAGLLKAPSRLAPTSNLKGARTRAALVTQAMVDAGYLTQAERNALPPARLNVHDVPDATTGTYFADWVLPQARDRAGAVYGEQKIETTLDWRIQRLAEAAVRRAPLGGAQAALVAMKPDGSVVAMVGGKNYGKSSFNRAVQAKRQPGSTFKLFVYLAAFRAGMTPEDMIDDTPITTGSYRPANHGGKYRGRISLRQAFAASSNVAAIRLTQKVGVDAVIKVARDLGITAPLTEDLSLALGTSEIPLIELAEAYAAVAAGAYPVLAHGLPPEERGWFERLMERQRSFDDDELAMIRDLLSSAANRGTGSAAALRTSTFGKTGTTQDSRDAIFVGYAGGLVTAVWVGNDDNRPLPGGAAGGGMPARIWRNFMSGAINEPVADTPEETQDADLVNAIANITVETGIGNIGVGVDDGGMTVNIGGSQIRLPIDEPVPGVPDTLPPPTVPTRPDSEADNVP from the coding sequence ATGGCCGCACCGATGAACGAGTCCGCCCCCGCCGAACCGCCAGCGCCGTCCCGCGAATTCGGGGCCGGGCCGCCCAGCGCCTTTGCGCCACCCACGCCATGGCGGCGTCGACTGCAGATATTGGGCTGGATCATGGCTGCGGGCCTCGCCTTGCTGATGATCGCCGTCGCCTGGCTCGCCATCACCGCGCCGCTGTCGCAATCGCTCAAGCCCATCGCCCCGCCTAGCCTCAGCCTGATGTCGGCGGACGGCCACCTCATCGCCCGACGCGGCGCAGTCATCGATACGCCGGTGACGATGACCGACCTCCCCGCCCATGTGCCGCAAGCGTTCATGGCGATCGAGGATCGCCGCTTTGCCAGCCATTGGGGCATCGACCCGCGCGGCATCGCGCGCGCGGCCTGGCATAATCTTTGGTCGGATGGCTCATCGCAGGGCGGCAGCACGATCACCCAGCAACTCGCCAAGGGTGTGTTCCTGTCAAGCGATCGCACCATGGGGCGCAAGGCGCGCGAAGCGATGATCGCGCTCTGGCTGGAGGCCTGGCTCACCAAGGACCAGATCATGGAACGCTATCTGTCGAACGTCTATTTCGGCGATAATGTCTATGGCCTGCGCGCCGCTGCCCGCCACTATTTCAACCGTTCGCCCGACCGCCTCACCATCCCGCAGGCCGCGATGTTGGCGGGCCTGCTCAAGGCCCCCTCGCGCCTTGCGCCTACCAGCAACCTCAAAGGCGCGCGCACCCGCGCCGCGCTGGTGACGCAGGCGATGGTCGATGCGGGCTATCTGACCCAGGCGGAGCGCAACGCCCTCCCGCCTGCTCGCCTCAACGTCCATGATGTGCCCGACGCCACCACTGGCACCTATTTTGCCGACTGGGTGCTGCCCCAGGCACGCGACCGGGCGGGCGCGGTCTATGGCGAACAGAAGATCGAAACAACGCTCGACTGGCGCATCCAGCGCCTCGCCGAAGCCGCCGTCCGCCGTGCGCCACTGGGCGGCGCGCAGGCCGCGCTCGTCGCGATGAAGCCCGATGGCAGCGTCGTCGCCATGGTCGGCGGCAAAAATTACGGCAAGAGCAGCTTCAACCGCGCGGTGCAGGCCAAGCGCCAGCCCGGATCGACCTTCAAGCTGTTCGTCTATCTCGCCGCCTTCCGCGCGGGCATGACACCCGAAGACATGATCGACGACACGCCGATCACCACCGGCAGCTATCGCCCGGCCAATCATGGCGGCAAATATCGCGGCCGCATCAGCCTGCGTCAGGCTTTTGCCGCGTCGAGCAATGTCGCCGCCATTCGCCTTACGCAAAAGGTCGGCGTCGATGCCGTGATCAAGGTCGCGCGCGACCTCGGCATCACCGCGCCTTTGACCGAGGATCTCAGCCTCGCGCTCGGCACGTCGGAAATCCCGCTGATCGAACTGGCCGAAGCCTATGCGGCGGTCGCAGCCGGTGCCTATCCCGTCCTTGCCCATGGCCTGCCGCCCGAAGAACGGGGCTGGTTCGAACGGCTGATGGAGCGGCAACGGTCCTTCGACGACGACGAACTGGCGATGATCCGCGACCTCCTCTCCTCCGCCGCCAATCGCGGTACGGGCAGCGCAGCCGCCCTGCGCACCAGCACCTTCGGCAAGACCGGCACGACGCAGGACAGCCGCGACGCCATTTTCGTCGGCTATGCGGGTGGCCTCGTCACCGCCGTCTGGGTCGGCAATGACGACAACAGACCGCTCCCCGGCGGCGCAGCAGGCGGCGGCATGCCCGCGCGCATCTGGCGCAACTTCATGAGCGGCGCGATCAACGAACCGGTCGCGGATACGCCCGAAGAAACCCAGGACGCCGACCTCGTCAACGCCATCGCCAACATCACGGTGGAAACCGGCATCGGCAATATCGGCGTGGGCGTCGATGACGGCGGGATGACCGTCAACATCGGTGGCAGTCAGATCCGCCTGCCCATCGACGAACCTGTCCCCGGCGTGCCCGACACCCTTCCGCCGCCCACCGTCCCCACAAGGCCGGACAGCGAAGCGGACAATGTCCCATGA
- a CDS encoding MFS transporter, giving the protein MQASLRLLNKRRFLPLFVTQLLGAFNDNLFKNAMVLFVVYQVYNDERSETWFSALATGLFILPFFLLSALSGQLADQRDKALIIRWVKAAEILIMLVGAVGLGLIWSGIGVHTIAIPLLLAALFAMGIHSTFFGPIKYAILPQHLHDEEVLGGTGLVEAGTYIAILAGTILAGIIPVEASAVCIIITALVGYVAGRQVPPAPSLLSAQPIDYHIIRSSVALVRGTMHIRRLFLAIMSISLFWAVGSILFIQFPPLVKNVLTAEKAVASLFLAIFSIGIAIGSVAINRLLRGHVSAKYAPASVIGMGLCIVAFHFVCAIWPPAPEGQMLSLQGFIAHPLAIPLSLCLLGVSTFGGMFVVPLYAFLTTTVEKCEAARTVAANNIVNSGAMVIGSLCAIGLSIAGMSVVMQLLLVAFLTLPCAAMAWKLHKACDGPLCH; this is encoded by the coding sequence GTGTACCAGGTCTATAATGACGAGCGTTCCGAAACCTGGTTCAGCGCGCTGGCGACGGGCCTGTTCATCCTGCCCTTCTTCCTGCTGTCCGCCCTGTCGGGGCAACTCGCCGATCAGCGCGACAAGGCACTCATTATCCGCTGGGTAAAGGCGGCCGAAATCCTGATCATGCTGGTCGGCGCAGTCGGCCTCGGCCTCATTTGGAGCGGCATCGGCGTGCATACGATCGCCATCCCGCTGCTGCTCGCCGCCCTGTTCGCCATGGGCATCCACTCGACCTTCTTCGGCCCGATCAAATATGCGATCCTGCCCCAGCATCTGCATGATGAAGAAGTGCTGGGCGGCACCGGCCTGGTCGAGGCAGGCACCTATATCGCGATCCTGGCTGGCACGATCCTGGCGGGAATCATCCCGGTCGAGGCGTCGGCGGTATGCATCATCATCACCGCGCTGGTCGGCTATGTCGCCGGGCGTCAGGTGCCACCGGCCCCGTCGCTTCTTTCCGCGCAGCCGATCGACTATCATATCATTCGCTCGTCGGTCGCGCTGGTGCGCGGGACGATGCATATCCGTCGGCTGTTTCTGGCGATCATGTCGATCAGCCTGTTCTGGGCGGTCGGGTCGATCCTGTTCATCCAGTTTCCGCCCTTGGTCAAAAATGTCCTGACCGCCGAAAAGGCCGTCGCCAGCCTGTTCCTCGCTATCTTCTCGATCGGCATCGCCATCGGCTCGGTGGCGATCAACCGGCTGCTGCGTGGCCATGTATCGGCCAAATATGCACCGGCCTCCGTGATCGGCATGGGCCTGTGCATCGTCGCCTTCCACTTCGTCTGCGCCATCTGGCCGCCTGCGCCCGAAGGGCAGATGCTGTCGTTGCAGGGGTTCATCGCCCACCCGCTCGCCATCCCCCTCTCGCTCTGCCTGCTGGGCGTCTCGACCTTCGGCGGCATGTTCGTCGTGCCGCTCTATGCCTTCCTCACCACCACGGTCGAAAAATGCGAAGCCGCCCGCACCGTGGCGGCGAATAATATCGTCAATTCAGGGGCCATGGTCATCGGATCGCTCTGCGCGATCGGCCTCAGCATCGCTGGCATGTCGGTGGTGATGCAATTGCTGCTGGTCGCGTTCCTCACCCTGCCCTGTGCGGCGATGGCGTGGAAACTGCACAAGGCCTGCGACGGCCCGCTGTGCCATTGA